The following are encoded in a window of Arvicanthis niloticus isolate mArvNil1 chromosome 1, mArvNil1.pat.X, whole genome shotgun sequence genomic DNA:
- the Selenos gene encoding selenoprotein S — protein MDRAEEPLSARPALETESLRFLHVTVGSLLASYGWYILFSCILLYIVVQKLSLRLRALRQRQLDQAEAVLEPDVVVKRQEALAAARLRMQEDLNAQVEKHKEKLRQLEEEKRRQKIEMWDSMQEGRSYKRNSGRPQEEEEDGPGPSTSSVIPKGKSDKKPLRGGGYNPLTGEGGGTCSWRPGRRGPSSGG, from the exons ATGGATCGCGCAGAGGAACCTCTGTCCGCGAGGCCGGCGCTGGAGACCGAGAGCCTGCGATTCCTGCACGTCACAG TGGGCTCCCTGCTGGCCAGCTATGGCTGGTACATCCTATTCAGCTGTATCCTTCTCTACATCGTCGTCCAGAAGCTCTCCCTCCGACTGAGGGctttgaggcagaggcagctggaccaAGCTGAGGCTGTTCTGG aacCCGATGTTGTTGTTAAGCGACAAGAGGCTTTAGCAGCTGCTCGTTTGAGGATGCAGGAAGATCTAAATGCCCAGGTTGAAAAACATAAGGAAAAACTAAGACAG cttgaagaagagaaaaggagacagaaaattgAAATGTGGGACAGCATGCAAGAAGGCCGAAGTTACAAAAGAAACTCAGGAAGGCCTCAG gaagaagaagaagatggtcCTGGACCTTCTACTTCATCTGTCATCCCCAAAGGAAAATCTGACAAAAAACCTTTGCGAGGAGGTG GTTATAACCCTCTGACGGGTGAAGGGGGTGGAACCTGCTCCTGGAGACCTGGACGCAGGGGCCCGTCATCTGGTGGATGA